A genomic stretch from Halorubrum sp. BV1 includes:
- the flaJ gene encoding archaellar assembly protein FlaJ, whose product MAVKQVGNGLATAADLTSEVLESYEKLDISKGQYVGFVLLPAVLVFLATVVGMVVLPLPLAARVPIPMFGALILVAAIIYPKIYLSSLETKIDNQLHLVMTHMTVLSTTNIDRMEVFRTLAREEEYGVAAEEIGRVVHLVDTWNQSLDDACRRRAEEVPSDAMADFFDRLGYTMGAGQSLEEFLVSEQDVMLAKYETLYESSLANLEVMKDLYMSMILSMTFALVFAIVLPILTGNDPTATVAAVIVLFVFVQLGFYAMIRTTSPYDPIWFHPDERAPGDLKLWASLGIGGGLSFMIIGITAAGMFGYGPGLPGLLFFIDDVRLPLYLAVPISPLIITGVVLRNAEQAITARDGEFPSFVRALGATESAKQSTTTDVLTTLREKNFGDLSPAIERLYRRLNMRISTEGAWREFTFDTRSYLIQKFSEMYLVGRQMGGDPKMLGELISKNMNTVNQLREQRRQAALTFIGLLYGITAAATFAFFIGLEIVAILAELTADFGLEQMDIGQIVYPGAYDIPLIEYLLLTVVLFNAALSSQMIRRIDGGNPANGYIHFVLLTWLGAVTAIATRTLVNAILSI is encoded by the coding sequence ATGGCGGTAAAACAGGTCGGCAACGGGCTCGCGACTGCGGCCGATCTGACCTCAGAGGTCCTCGAGTCGTACGAGAAGCTCGACATCTCGAAGGGACAGTACGTCGGCTTCGTGCTGCTCCCGGCGGTGCTCGTGTTCCTCGCGACCGTCGTCGGTATGGTCGTCCTGCCGCTGCCGCTCGCAGCCCGCGTTCCGATCCCGATGTTCGGCGCACTCATACTAGTCGCGGCGATCATCTACCCGAAGATCTACCTCAGCAGCTTAGAGACGAAGATCGACAACCAACTGCACCTCGTGATGACGCACATGACGGTGTTGTCGACGACGAACATCGACCGGATGGAGGTGTTCCGGACGCTGGCGCGCGAAGAGGAGTACGGGGTCGCAGCAGAGGAGATCGGACGCGTCGTCCACCTCGTCGACACGTGGAACCAGAGCCTCGACGACGCGTGTCGCCGGCGCGCAGAGGAGGTTCCCTCGGACGCGATGGCCGACTTCTTCGACCGGCTCGGGTACACGATGGGTGCGGGACAGTCGTTAGAGGAGTTCCTCGTCTCCGAACAGGACGTCATGCTCGCGAAGTACGAGACGCTGTATGAGTCGTCACTCGCGAACCTGGAGGTGATGAAAGACCTGTACATGTCGATGATCCTGTCGATGACGTTCGCGTTGGTCTTCGCCATCGTGCTCCCGATATTGACCGGCAACGATCCGACCGCGACGGTGGCCGCGGTCATCGTGCTCTTCGTCTTCGTCCAGCTCGGCTTCTACGCGATGATCCGGACGACCTCGCCGTACGATCCGATCTGGTTCCATCCCGACGAGCGCGCCCCGGGCGACCTGAAGCTGTGGGCGTCACTCGGGATCGGCGGGGGGCTCTCCTTTATGATCATCGGGATCACGGCCGCCGGGATGTTCGGCTACGGTCCGGGGCTTCCCGGGCTTCTCTTTTTCATCGACGACGTGCGGCTGCCCCTGTACCTCGCCGTGCCCATTTCGCCGCTCATCATCACCGGCGTCGTGCTGCGGAACGCGGAGCAGGCGATCACCGCCCGCGATGGGGAGTTCCCCTCGTTCGTCCGCGCGCTCGGCGCGACAGAAAGCGCGAAGCAGTCCACGACGACGGACGTGCTGACCACGCTGCGCGAGAAGAACTTCGGCGACCTCTCGCCGGCCATCGAGCGGCTCTACAGGCGGCTCAACATGCGTATCAGTACCGAGGGCGCGTGGCGAGAATTCACGTTCGACACGCGGTCGTATCTCATCCAGAAGTTCTCGGAGATGTACCTCGTCGGCCGACAGATGGGCGGGGACCCGAAGATGCTCGGCGAGCTGATCTCGAAGAACATGAACACCGTGAATCAGCTTCGCGAGCAGCGCCGGCAGGCGGCACTGACGTTCATCGGGCTGTTGTACGGGATCACGGCCGCCGCGACGTTCGCCTTCTTCATCGGGCTGGAGATCGTCGCGATCTTAGCGGAGCTGACCGCAGACTTCGGGCTCGAACAGATGGACATCGGACAGATCGTCTACCCCGGAGCGTACGACATCCCGCTCATCGAGTACCTGCTCCTCACCGTCGTGCTGTTTAACGCCGCGCTCTCCTCGCAGATGATCCGGCGGATAGACGGCGGCAACCCCGCGAACGGGTACATCCACTTCGTGCTCCTAACGTGGCTCGGCGCGGTGACCGCGATCGCGACCCGAACGCTCGTCAACGCAATCTTGTCCATCTGA
- a CDS encoding flagellar protein G has protein sequence MASVPVSHLILFIASLVIAAGVVGTITTGVDRVSAAVDDAGLDATETLRTDVTIISDPSGGVYDASNDTVTLLIKNTGTYRLAPDGSGLDVLFDGSYVRPDATTGELVSAGNGAAWSRGDVLRLTIDVGALSSGTDHRVYLTVNGDEELFQFRVGA, from the coding sequence ATGGCGAGCGTTCCCGTTTCACACCTGATCCTGTTCATCGCGAGCCTCGTGATCGCCGCGGGCGTCGTGGGGACGATCACGACCGGCGTCGACCGCGTGAGCGCCGCCGTCGACGACGCCGGGTTAGACGCGACCGAGACGCTCCGCACGGACGTCACGATCATCTCCGACCCGAGCGGAGGTGTGTACGACGCGAGCAACGACACCGTCACGCTCCTGATAAAGAACACCGGCACCTACCGGCTCGCGCCCGACGGCTCCGGGCTCGACGTGCTCTTTGACGGATCGTACGTCAGACCGGACGCGACGACGGGGGAACTCGTCTCCGCCGGCAACGGCGCGGCGTGGAGCCGCGGCGACGTGCTCCGACTCACGATCGACGTCGGGGCCCTCAGTTCCGGCACCGACCACCGCGTGTACCTGACGGTCAACGGCGACGAGGAACTGTTCCAGTTCCGGGTGGGTGCGTAA
- a CDS encoding IMP cyclohydrolase — MYVGRFVVVAPGIGAYRVSSRSFPNRRVIDRDGTLTVGPTPDAPETDNPYVSYNCARAVRAPTGDALAVVGNGSHVDPIAEKLERGYPARDALAAALLALDFEKDDYDTPRIAGVVEDDTATIGTVRRDALLVESVDEPTIVATYETDSPEPYPLAAADATEAATDVLDADFEHPVCAAGATVDADGVTLAFDNDTS, encoded by the coding sequence ATGTACGTCGGACGATTCGTCGTCGTCGCTCCCGGAATCGGAGCGTATCGGGTCTCCTCTCGGTCGTTTCCGAACCGCCGCGTGATCGACCGCGACGGGACTCTCACCGTCGGCCCCACGCCGGACGCGCCCGAGACGGACAACCCGTACGTCTCGTATAACTGCGCGCGAGCGGTCCGCGCGCCGACCGGCGACGCGCTCGCCGTCGTCGGCAACGGCTCGCACGTCGACCCGATCGCGGAGAAACTGGAACGGGGATATCCGGCTCGCGACGCGCTCGCGGCCGCGCTGCTCGCGCTCGACTTCGAGAAAGACGACTACGACACCCCGCGGATCGCGGGCGTCGTCGAGGACGACACCGCGACGATCGGGACCGTTCGACGGGACGCGTTGCTCGTCGAATCGGTCGACGAACCGACGATCGTCGCGACCTACGAGACCGACAGTCCGGAGCCGTACCCGCTTGCGGCCGCGGACGCGACGGAGGCGGCAACAGACGTTCTCGACGCCGACTTCGAACACCCAGTGTGTGCGGCCGGGGCGACCGTCGACGCCGACGGCGTCACGCTCGCGTTCGACAACGACACGTCGTAG
- a CDS encoding DUF5828 family protein, which translates to MEESISGFKIRGDWGDVVEHGERIALALREAGVGGDAYHDFDDWRPKSHERIDEDVSEKTAEQASVSEGEGERAGKSPGEDLQTAGEKLTESYEKVGENDTESAVERWGESIGHVARAADSASRKALRKVEDTVYRKVMTQMAPYYFDNELVSANIQEVGRGEAGETFVFEVNINDDELKAEVSDILAEYESEIDRWHVEAEKRTEDVAAAEGVEPPETEGGPDSTMT; encoded by the coding sequence ATGGAAGAGAGCATCTCCGGGTTCAAGATCCGCGGGGACTGGGGCGACGTCGTCGAACACGGCGAGCGGATCGCGCTCGCGCTCCGCGAGGCCGGCGTCGGCGGTGACGCGTACCACGACTTCGACGACTGGCGGCCGAAGTCTCACGAGCGTATCGACGAAGACGTATCCGAAAAGACCGCAGAACAGGCGTCCGTCAGCGAGGGCGAAGGCGAGCGGGCCGGAAAGTCGCCGGGAGAGGACTTACAGACGGCCGGAGAGAAACTCACAGAGTCCTACGAGAAGGTCGGCGAAAACGACACCGAAAGCGCCGTCGAGCGGTGGGGCGAGTCGATCGGACACGTCGCCCGCGCGGCCGACTCCGCGAGTCGCAAGGCGCTCCGGAAGGTCGAAGACACGGTCTACCGGAAGGTGATGACTCAGATGGCACCGTACTACTTCGACAACGAACTCGTCAGCGCGAACATTCAGGAGGTCGGTCGCGGTGAGGCCGGCGAGACGTTCGTCTTCGAGGTGAACATCAACGACGACGAGCTCAAAGCCGAGGTGAGCGACATCCTCGCCGAGTACGAGTCGGAGATCGACCGCTGGCACGTCGAAGCGGAGAAGCGCACGGAGGACGTCGCCGCGGCCGAAGGCGTCGAACCGCCCGAAACCGAAGGTGGTCCCGACTCGACGATGACGTGA
- a CDS encoding cupin domain-containing protein, with amino-acid sequence MGYRVVDANAVDPAPDRPSECRKLSEPGGLEHAAINRFRAEPGEQLPLAYHYHETQQEAFYVLSGTLAVETPDGTYDVETDDLFVVDPESPQRAYNPDDADGPVTVLAIGAPPAADDAVAYDPADE; translated from the coding sequence ATGGGATATCGAGTCGTCGACGCGAACGCAGTCGATCCAGCACCCGACCGACCCTCCGAGTGCCGAAAGCTCTCGGAGCCGGGCGGGCTCGAACACGCCGCTATCAATCGCTTCCGCGCCGAGCCCGGCGAGCAGCTACCGCTCGCGTACCACTACCACGAGACCCAACAAGAGGCGTTCTACGTGTTGTCGGGGACGCTCGCCGTCGAGACGCCCGACGGAACCTACGACGTCGAGACGGACGACCTGTTCGTCGTCGATCCCGAGAGTCCGCAGCGAGCGTACAACCCCGACGACGCCGACGGTCCCGTAACGGTGCTCGCGATCGGTGCCCCGCCGGCCGCGGACGACGCGGTCGCGTACGACCCGGCGGATGAGTGA
- a CDS encoding ATP-dependent DNA helicase has protein sequence MQPSSLSGLPAGVGEALEAEGVAELYPPQRASVEAGVVDGESLVAAVPTASGKTLIAELAMLSAVERGGKALYIVPLRALASEKKAEFERWDDHGITVGVSTGNYESDGEWLATRDIIVATSEKVDSLIRNGAPWIDDLTCVVSDEVHLVDDSHRGPTLEVTLAKLRKVNPDLQTVALSATVGNADVIAEWLDAELVESDWRPIDLRIGVHYGNAIDFDDGSKREVPVDRGEDQTARLVADALDTEEDGQGGSSLVFVNSRRNAESSARRLADVTASRLTDGERGRLRDLAEEIRGVSDTDTASDLADAVEQGSAFHHAGLASEHRSLVEDAFRDRLIKCISATPTLAAGVNTPARRVIVRDWRRYDGEFGGMKPLDVLEIHQMCGRAGRPGLDPYGEAVLLASDADTKDELFERYVWADPEPVRSKLAAEPALRTHVLATVASGFASTRDGLLAFLDNTLYATQTDDDGRLAAVTDTVLDYLAVNDFLDRGRGDGTESLTATGIGHTVSRLYLDPMSAAEMIDGLRAAGEANGDGDTGEFVRDAGDDRGFGTYGRADEGEPSEDAPSEDAPVDGRTDEPGDDETDDVAGPPPNVTPLGLYHLVSRTPDMYELYLKSGDREEYTEMCYERESEFLGDVPSEYEDVRFEDWLASLKTARLLEDWATEVDEDRIAERYGVGPGDIRGKVETAEWLLRAAETLAGDIADVDGDVVVAVREARKRIEYGVREELLDLAGVRNVGRKRARRLYEAGVESRADLREADKAVVLGALRGRERTAERILEHAGREDPSMDDVRPDSSASAAATAGSASDDDGEGQASLGDFR, from the coding sequence ATGCAACCGAGTTCGCTCTCCGGGCTCCCCGCGGGCGTCGGCGAGGCGCTCGAAGCGGAGGGCGTCGCCGAGCTGTACCCGCCGCAACGGGCGAGCGTCGAGGCCGGCGTCGTCGACGGGGAGAGCCTCGTCGCCGCGGTGCCCACGGCCTCCGGAAAGACGCTCATCGCCGAACTGGCCATGCTCTCCGCGGTCGAACGCGGCGGTAAGGCGCTGTACATCGTCCCGCTGCGCGCGCTGGCCAGCGAGAAGAAAGCGGAGTTCGAGCGCTGGGATGACCACGGGATCACGGTCGGCGTCTCCACCGGGAACTACGAGTCCGACGGCGAGTGGCTCGCGACCCGCGACATCATCGTCGCTACCTCGGAAAAGGTCGACTCGCTCATCCGCAACGGCGCGCCGTGGATCGACGACCTCACCTGCGTCGTGAGCGACGAGGTCCACCTCGTCGACGACTCCCACCGCGGTCCGACGCTCGAAGTGACGCTCGCGAAGCTTCGCAAGGTGAACCCCGACCTGCAGACGGTCGCGCTCTCGGCCACGGTCGGCAACGCCGACGTGATCGCCGAGTGGCTCGACGCCGAACTCGTCGAGTCCGACTGGCGGCCGATCGACCTCCGGATCGGCGTCCACTACGGCAACGCCATCGACTTCGACGACGGGAGCAAACGCGAGGTGCCCGTCGACCGCGGCGAAGACCAGACGGCGCGGCTCGTCGCCGACGCCTTGGACACCGAAGAAGACGGACAGGGCGGCTCGTCGCTCGTCTTCGTCAACTCTCGGCGCAACGCCGAGTCGTCGGCTCGGCGGCTCGCCGACGTGACCGCGTCGCGGCTCACCGACGGCGAGCGCGGCCGGCTCCGCGACCTCGCCGAGGAGATACGCGGCGTCTCCGACACAGACACCGCGTCGGATCTCGCGGACGCCGTCGAGCAAGGATCGGCGTTCCATCACGCCGGCCTCGCGAGCGAGCACCGGAGCCTCGTTGAGGACGCGTTCCGCGACCGGCTGATCAAGTGCATCTCCGCGACGCCGACGCTGGCCGCCGGCGTCAACACGCCTGCCCGTCGAGTGATCGTCCGCGACTGGCGGCGCTACGACGGAGAGTTCGGCGGGATGAAGCCCCTCGACGTGCTTGAAATTCACCAGATGTGCGGGCGCGCGGGGCGGCCCGGGCTCGACCCGTACGGCGAGGCGGTGCTGCTCGCGAGCGACGCCGACACCAAAGACGAGCTGTTCGAGCGGTACGTCTGGGCCGACCCCGAACCGGTCCGCTCGAAGCTCGCGGCCGAGCCCGCACTCCGGACGCACGTGCTCGCCACCGTCGCCTCCGGCTTCGCCTCCACGCGCGACGGCCTCCTCGCGTTCCTCGATAACACCCTGTATGCGACACAGACGGACGACGACGGCCGACTCGCCGCAGTCACAGACACCGTCCTCGACTACCTGGCGGTCAACGACTTCCTCGACCGCGGCCGCGGGGACGGAACGGAGAGTCTCACCGCGACCGGTATCGGCCACACCGTCTCGCGGCTCTACCTCGACCCGATGAGCGCCGCGGAGATGATAGACGGACTCCGAGCGGCCGGAGAGGCGAACGGGGACGGCGACACGGGCGAGTTCGTCCGAGACGCGGGCGACGACCGCGGATTCGGCACCTACGGGCGAGCAGATGAGGGCGAGCCGAGCGAGGATGCGCCGAGCGAGGATGCGCCCGTCGACGGGAGGACTGACGAACCCGGCGACGACGAGACCGATGACGTCGCGGGACCGCCGCCGAACGTGACGCCGCTCGGGCTCTACCACCTCGTCAGCCGCACGCCGGACATGTACGAACTCTACCTGAAATCGGGGGACAGAGAGGAGTACACGGAGATGTGCTACGAACGGGAGAGCGAGTTCCTCGGCGACGTTCCCTCCGAGTACGAGGACGTGCGGTTCGAAGACTGGCTCGCGTCGCTGAAGACGGCTCGGCTGCTCGAAGACTGGGCCACGGAGGTCGACGAGGACCGGATCGCAGAGCGGTACGGCGTGGGACCGGGGGACATTCGCGGAAAGGTCGAGACCGCAGAGTGGCTTCTCCGGGCCGCAGAGACCCTCGCCGGTGATATTGCGGACGTCGACGGCGACGTCGTCGTCGCGGTCCGCGAGGCCAGAAAGCGGATCGAGTACGGCGTTCGCGAGGAGCTGCTCGATCTCGCCGGCGTTCGAAACGTCGGACGGAAGCGCGCTCGGCGGCTGTACGAGGCGGGCGTCGAGAGCCGCGCCGACCTCCGCGAGGCCGACAAGGCCGTCGTCCTCGGCGCGCTTCGGGGGCGCGAGCGGACCGCAGAGCGGATCCTCGAACACGCCGGCCGCGAGGATCCGTCGATGGACGACGTCCGCCCCGACAGCTCGGCGTCCGCGGCGGCGACGGCCGGCTCCGCGAGCGACGACGACGGTGAGGGACAGGCGAGCTTGGGTGATTTCCGATGA
- a CDS encoding helix-turn-helix domain-containing protein — MSDPDIEDLVGNVSPSFEHVLSCVFGVRDHESRTYLVLLDYPGSTVAELAATLDRDRSNVNRSLSTLREKGLVERRRRLLDSGGYVYQYTAIPIAEAKTRLHDALDEWVEGVHAAIDGFDPDADTDTDGPA, encoded by the coding sequence ATGAGCGATCCCGATATCGAGGACCTCGTCGGCAACGTGTCCCCCTCGTTCGAACATGTGCTCTCCTGTGTGTTCGGCGTTCGAGACCACGAGAGCCGCACGTATCTCGTGTTGCTCGATTATCCGGGAAGCACGGTCGCCGAACTCGCGGCGACGCTCGATCGGGACCGGTCGAACGTGAACCGGTCGCTCTCAACCCTGCGAGAGAAGGGACTCGTCGAGCGCCGTCGGCGACTCCTCGACTCCGGCGGATACGTCTACCAGTACACCGCGATCCCGATCGCAGAAGCGAAGACCAGACTTCACGACGCCCTCGACGAGTGGGTCGAGGGCGTTCACGCCGCGATCGACGGGTTCGACCCCGACGCCGACACTGACACTGACGGACCCGCATAA
- the htpX gene encoding zinc metalloprotease HtpX — protein MDWQTDWGLRGRMAFTMFLLFALYVVFVGVLSLYFQNFLFPLVMLGGFSIAQYFFSDKLALRSMGAREVSADEYPDLHRRIERLSQQADLPKPTVAVADTQVPNAFATGRNKKNATVAVTTGLLRSLDEDELDGVLAHELAHVKNRDVMVMTIASFLSTIAFFIVRWGWLFSGDNRQGAPVIVAILVSILVWIVSFLLIRALSRYREYSADRGAALITGKPGALASALMTIDGRMDRVPKEDLREEAEMNAFFIIPIKAGFVGKIASTHPSTENRVERLRELEREMETA, from the coding sequence ATGGACTGGCAGACCGACTGGGGACTCCGTGGGCGGATGGCGTTCACGATGTTCCTGCTTTTCGCCCTCTACGTCGTATTTGTGGGTGTTCTGAGCCTGTACTTTCAGAACTTCCTCTTCCCGCTGGTTATGCTCGGCGGGTTCTCGATCGCCCAGTACTTCTTCAGCGACAAACTCGCCCTGCGGAGCATGGGCGCGCGGGAGGTGAGCGCCGACGAGTACCCCGACCTCCACCGTCGGATCGAGCGCCTGAGCCAGCAGGCGGACCTTCCGAAGCCGACGGTCGCGGTCGCCGATACGCAGGTGCCGAACGCGTTCGCGACCGGCCGCAACAAAAAGAACGCGACGGTCGCCGTGACCACGGGCCTGTTGCGATCGCTTGACGAGGACGAGCTCGACGGGGTGCTCGCCCACGAGCTCGCGCACGTGAAGAACCGGGACGTGATGGTGATGACCATCGCCTCGTTCCTCTCGACTATCGCCTTCTTCATCGTGCGGTGGGGGTGGCTGTTCAGCGGCGACAACCGGCAGGGCGCGCCCGTGATCGTCGCGATCCTCGTGTCGATCCTCGTCTGGATCGTCTCGTTCCTTTTGATCCGCGCGCTCTCGCGGTACCGCGAGTACTCCGCGGACCGAGGCGCGGCGCTGATCACGGGTAAGCCCGGGGCGCTCGCCTCGGCGCTGATGACGATCGACGGCCGGATGGACCGGGTCCCCAAAGAGGACCTCCGCGAGGAAGCCGAGATGAACGCGTTCTTCATCATCCCGATCAAGGCCGGGTTCGTCGGCAAGATCGCCTCGACGCACCCCTCGACCGAGAACCGAGTCGAGCGGCTCCGCGAGCTGGAACGCGAGATGGAGACGGCGTAG
- the cgi121 gene encoding KEOPS complex subunit Cgi121, translating into MTSDRVGAAGDRTAPVRDDGETAAVDPPVPPHRIRYGSARIRDLDAFLGELAAISSETGAVVQAFDADLIVSEAHLREATRLAARAIARGEAVARDPGVEILLYAAGRRQIDRALRLGVAEGESRVVVLFADFGAVSGADRPSADVGAAVTAVEERTSFVPADDRGSARRFDGDRVREAFDIGDRELDAVDGDIADVVRERVALLDVEK; encoded by the coding sequence ATGACGAGCGACCGCGTCGGTGCGGCAGGGGACCGGACCGCGCCCGTCCGGGATGACGGCGAAACGGCCGCTGTCGATCCACCCGTTCCTCCGCATCGGATCCGGTACGGCTCCGCGCGCATCCGCGATCTCGACGCGTTTCTCGGCGAGCTCGCCGCGATCTCGAGTGAGACGGGAGCGGTCGTGCAGGCGTTCGACGCCGACCTCATCGTCTCCGAGGCGCACCTGCGGGAGGCGACCCGTCTCGCAGCCCGCGCGATCGCTCGCGGCGAGGCGGTCGCCCGCGACCCGGGCGTGGAGATACTCCTGTACGCGGCCGGTCGGCGTCAGATCGATCGGGCGCTCCGGCTCGGCGTCGCGGAAGGCGAAAGCCGCGTCGTCGTCCTGTTCGCGGATTTCGGTGCGGTGTCGGGCGCGGATCGGCCGTCGGCCGACGTCGGCGCGGCCGTCACGGCGGTGGAAGAACGCACGTCGTTCGTCCCGGCCGACGACCGCGGATCGGCGCGCAGGTTCGACGGAGACCGCGTGCGTGAGGCGTTCGATATCGGCGATCGCGAACTCGACGCGGTCGACGGTGACATCGCCGACGTCGTCCGGGAGCGCGTCGCGCTGCTCGACGTAGAGAAGTGA
- a CDS encoding ATPase domain-containing protein — protein sequence MPRTDNLLSIGLGERDRLNKELGGGIPRGSIVLMEGDYGAGKSAISQRFAYGLVEEGASVTLMSTELTVRGFIDQMHSLEYDMVKPLLNEELLFLHADFDSGGAFSDGDGERKELLKRLMNAEAMWNSDVVFLDTFDAIFRNDPTFEALVRKNEERQAALEIISFFREIISQGKVVVLTVDPSAVDDEAIGPFRSIADVFLELEMIEVGNDIRRQINVKRFAGMGEQVGDTIGFSVRSGTGIVIESRSVA from the coding sequence ATGCCCCGCACTGACAACCTCCTCTCGATCGGGCTCGGCGAGCGCGACCGGCTCAACAAGGAGCTCGGCGGAGGGATCCCCCGCGGGAGTATCGTCCTCATGGAGGGCGACTACGGAGCCGGGAAAAGCGCCATCTCCCAGCGGTTTGCCTACGGGCTCGTCGAAGAGGGCGCGTCGGTCACGCTGATGTCGACCGAACTCACCGTCCGGGGATTCATCGACCAGATGCACTCGCTGGAGTACGACATGGTGAAGCCGCTCTTGAACGAGGAGCTGCTCTTTTTACACGCCGACTTCGACTCCGGCGGCGCGTTCTCCGACGGCGACGGCGAACGCAAGGAGCTACTCAAGCGGCTGATGAACGCGGAGGCGATGTGGAACTCTGACGTCGTCTTCTTGGACACGTTCGACGCCATCTTCCGGAACGATCCCACCTTCGAGGCGCTGGTCCGGAAGAACGAGGAGCGGCAGGCGGCCCTCGAGATCATCTCCTTTTTCAGGGAGATAATCTCACAGGGGAAAGTGGTCGTGTTGACCGTGGACCCTTCCGCCGTCGACGACGAGGCCATCGGTCCGTTCCGCTCCATCGCGGACGTCTTCTTGGAACTGGAGATGATCGAGGTCGGCAACGACATCCGGCGACAGATAAACGTAAAGCGGTTCGCCGGGATGGGCGAACAAGTCGGGGATACGATCGGGTTCTCGGTTCGATCCGGGACCGGAATCGTCATCGAGAGTCGCAGCGTCGCGTAG
- a CDS encoding type II/IV secretion system ATPase subunit, whose translation MTEHGTAKPSEELRKAAMRRPHLREHLREFKQITGEFPQFIEEPKSEYESNRPNVIYPVGGPIYSHIYGDLGQDTKYYAIEPEVSGPQAEILNEVKNRLLSVSGQHSAPDSEAEYDDLIEELLEQVTHVDDHTTGWRRGLSKVRNMGKLSVTEETYENIRYRLNRDIVGLGPLEPVMRDPANEDIHVIGPKECHVDHGTFGMLETTVDFGTPKEFDNWLRNMGERIGDPLSDSDPIVDSTLPDGSRINIIYSDDVSLKGSSLTIRQGEEVPLSINQITNWGTLSPELAAYLWLCLENEQTVFVVGETASGKTTTLNAILSYIPDDSKIYTAEDTAEVIPPHSTWQQLLTREGGGEGSSDVDMFDLVAAALRSRPDYIIVGEVRGAEGRMAFQAAQTGHPVMLTFHASDIVSMIQRFTSEPINVPETFMDNADVALFQNRVKQGDQVLRRVTSVQEIEGYSKEMEGVVTREVFSWDPVEDEIVFQGMNNSYVLEEQIATLLGYADTRDIYDDLEFRAELINRMIQEGILGYHEVNDAINSFQRDGVEGLPFDMHRNVR comes from the coding sequence ATGACCGAACACGGCACCGCGAAACCGTCCGAAGAACTCCGGAAAGCAGCCATGCGACGGCCGCATCTCCGGGAGCACCTCCGAGAGTTCAAACAGATAACCGGCGAGTTCCCGCAGTTCATCGAGGAGCCGAAATCGGAGTACGAGTCGAACAGACCGAACGTCATCTACCCGGTCGGCGGCCCCATCTACAGCCACATCTACGGCGACCTCGGACAGGACACCAAATACTACGCCATCGAGCCGGAGGTGTCCGGGCCGCAGGCTGAGATCCTCAACGAGGTGAAAAATCGGCTGCTCTCCGTGAGCGGCCAACACAGCGCGCCCGACTCCGAAGCCGAGTACGACGACCTCATAGAGGAGCTGTTAGAACAGGTGACCCACGTCGACGACCACACGACCGGCTGGCGGCGGGGGCTCTCGAAGGTGCGGAACATGGGGAAACTCTCCGTCACCGAGGAAACCTACGAGAACATCCGCTACCGACTCAACCGCGACATCGTCGGTCTCGGACCCTTAGAGCCGGTGATGCGCGACCCGGCGAACGAGGACATTCACGTCATCGGCCCCAAGGAGTGTCACGTCGATCACGGTACGTTCGGCATGCTTGAGACGACGGTCGACTTCGGGACGCCGAAGGAGTTCGACAACTGGCTCCGCAACATGGGCGAACGGATCGGCGACCCCTTGTCCGACTCCGACCCCATCGTCGACTCCACGCTGCCGGACGGCTCGCGTATCAACATCATCTACTCCGACGACGTCTCCTTGAAGGGGTCCTCGCTCACGATCCGACAGGGCGAGGAGGTGCCGCTGTCGATCAACCAGATTACCAACTGGGGGACGCTGTCGCCCGAACTCGCGGCGTACCTCTGGCTGTGCTTGGAGAACGAACAGACGGTGTTCGTCGTCGGAGAGACGGCATCAGGGAAGACGACGACACTGAACGCCATACTCTCGTACATCCCGGACGACTCCAAGATCTACACGGCAGAGGACACGGCTGAGGTCATCCCGCCACACAGCACATGGCAGCAGCTGCTGACACGCGAGGGAGGCGGCGAGGGCAGCTCGGACGTGGACATGTTCGATCTCGTCGCCGCCGCGCTGCGGTCGCGCCCCGACTACATCATCGTGGGCGAGGTCCGCGGTGCCGAGGGGCGCATGGCGTTCCAGGCTGCCCAGACGGGTCACCCGGTCATGCTGACGTTCCACGCGTCAGACATCGTCTCGATGATCCAGCGGTTCACCTCCGAGCCGATCAACGTCCCGGAGACGTTCATGGACAACGCCGACGTGGCGCTGTTCCAGAACCGGGTGAAACAGGGCGACCAGGTGTTGCGTCGGGTGACGAGCGTTCAGGAGATCGAGGGGTACTCGAAGGAGATGGAGGGTGTCGTCACCCGCGAGGTGTTCAGCTGGGACCCCGTGGAAGACGAGATCGTCTTCCAAGGGATGAACAACTCCTACGTGTTAGAAGAGCAGATCGCGACGCTGCTCGGCTACGCGGACACCCGCGACATCTACGACGACCTCGAGTTCCGCGCGGAGCTGATAAACCGGATGATACAGGAGGGTATCTTGGGATACCACGAGGTCAACGACGCGATCAACTCCTTCCAGCGCGACGGCGTCGAGGGACTTCCCTTCGATATGCACCGGAACGTCAGGTGA